One Anguilla rostrata isolate EN2019 chromosome 15, ASM1855537v3, whole genome shotgun sequence genomic window, ACAGTATATGCCACACGCAGTTGGCTATGGTCAAATTATCAGATTGACAGCGACCTCAGCTATCGTTGCTGAACTGAAAGGAAATGAACTGGATCATAAATAACAGTAATGTGTAACTCGTCTCTGCACAACATCAATAATGGCTGAATTGCTTTGTGAACTAACAGTACTTCCTGATATTTGACTACAGCACTCCCAGCGTAGCGTCTCCGCTATTTTATACAGACTCTTGTGTGAATTAACAAACAGGAAACACTGAACTGGACAATATGACAGACAAGTTGTCTGACTATTGATAAATCGGGGAATTAAACGAGATGCCCAATCGCCTTAGAGATGGAGGGCGGGACTTCCTGTGCGTGACGCAAGGTGGAAGCCCCACCTTTTGTCTTTCCCGCACCGTCaatcaaaatagaaaaaatccACTCGAACCACCGATCGCAGCCCGCCTTTGATTAAAATAATCATGTTTGGcgtttaaataaattgaaaatctCCCGATTAAAGCCATTCACGCTATGACTGGTACGTAATATTTAACCGGATTGAAGCATAGCACCGCCGATGAGTGCACTGTAGATAGCAGCTAGCTTTAGCTGAGTCTGTGGCTAATCTCTTCCAGCGCAGCCAGTAGTTTAGCGAAACACAAAAGTGAACATTTGCTGCGCATCTAACCCTTCCAGACTGCTGCAATGGAGGTCAGTCTGGGAGTTTATGGTGTTATGTCGTAGTTCGATATCTGTTTTGTACGGTTTTGTCAAGCTGAAACTGGAGAAAAAGGTTTGTTTTGCTCCGTTCATCTCTCTGTGCCTTTCTGTAGCCCCTGAACAGCCAGTGAAACAGGAGGAAATGGCTGCCTTGGACGCGGACTACCTGCAGGCTCAGCACAGCGGCGGCGGAGACAAGGTCATTTTCCCCGCTTCCCAGTTTGCTCTTCCGCCGGGTTTGTTGTAAATGCGTGGTGTTTTGTGAAGTTCACACGTTTTAAATTTTGATGTTGATAAAAAAGTCGTACTTCCTGTGTAGCTCCGGACTAACGGCCACCcactttcttctttttaaaccCGCCCATTGTGGGTAGGACACTCAGCCGTCACCGCTCGCTTTGCTGGCTGCTACCTGCAGCAAGATCGGGTATCCGTCGACAGGACAGGATAACGGTGGTGCCGCTGGCGTGGTAAGTCACCACCTCGGCTAGAACCGCAGCAGATTTAGATCTAGCATAGCCCAAATTGGCAAAGCGCGCGGAGCGGTGTCGGCAGAGTGGGCCGTAGCGCCGAAATAACTTTATCGCCGTACATAGTGAGGTCTAACAAAGCCTCGCCGCCAAGCTTGGACACTCAAACCCAGAGGTTTGACATAATCATCAGTTCGGTGCCGGAGCGTTCTGACAAAGATTTTTCTTATCGGGTAAATCTGACGTAAGACGCCATTGACTTTTGTAGtcgatttttttcttttttatcgcTTTGTGTGGCGGCCTCGATATGTACTAACTCATTCGACCCGAAAGGATAAAAACCGTGTGAACTTCAAATGTCAGGGTTTCTCCCAAGGTCTCCATGCCCCGTTACAAAATGTATCTAACGCTTTTCTCCTTCTGCAGGGAAATGTTCACCGCAGTCCCGGTTTGATAATTGCTCTTAGTGTAGCTGGCTTTCCCGAATCTAATGTCCATTTCAAGTTTGCTGCCTAGAGTTTGTCCTggcgagagtgagagaataCCGGCgtggttgtttttaaaacaaaagcgCTAGATGATATTGCATTCACCTCTCTGTTGATAAAATCTGTATCCTGAAGGTGCATTCTTTCAGAAATATCCATGTCCTGAAATCTGTATACTGTTGTGTTTGAACTATGGGGGGAAAGCATCTACTTTCCGTGAcgaaaagtgttttttgttcaCAAATTACATGACCGTTGgccagcagttttaaccgtgGATGTGTACTTACTTTTATAGACGACGGACCTGACGTCCATACAGTTGACAGGGACGTCAGAACGATGGGAGGTGTTGACTCCCACGGCGACGGTCAAGGAGGAGCCGGGCGTGGTGCATATTCCGAACGCGGGGATCGTGACGTCGAACGGACAGTACGTTCTGCAGAACCTGCAGAGCCAGCCCATTTTCGTGGCGTCGGGGGCGGACGGGTCCGCCGGTGCAGTGCCTAACATTCAGTACCAGGTAATCCCGCAGATCCACGACGGACAGATGGGCTTCGCCTCGGCCGTGGACGGGTCCTCCCTGGGCCAGGCCTCGGGGCAGATCCAGATCCTGCAGGACGCGGGTCAGGGCATGGGCTCCTCCGGGGCCTCCGCCGACATCCTCACCAGCACACAGAACCTCATATCCCAGCAGATCCAGGGAGTTTCCATCGGCGGCTCCACGTACAGCAACCAGGGTCAGGTCGTCGCCAACGTGCCTGTGGGGCTGCCGGGGAACATCACCTTCGTTCCCATCAGCAGCGTGGACTTGGACTCGCTGGGGCTGTCGGGGGCGCAGACGATAGCCACGGGGGTCACCCCCGACGGGCAGCTCATCATGGCGGACGGCTCGGACAAGGCGCGCGAGCAGCACGCGCTCTCGGCCAACAGCCAGGACATGTACGCGCCcgccacttcctcttcctcccgcctCCCCGAGACGATAGACGGCACGGGGGTGCTGACCCAGGCCACCGCCGGTCAGCCGGAGGGCTACGGCCCCCAGGTCCAGAACGTTCCGGCGTTGTCCTCCGCGCAGcaggtgctgcagctgcagcaggacggCGAGGCGCAGGGTGTgtcgcagcagcagcagcagcagcagcaggtgcagAACCTGCAGCTGCTCAACCCGGGCACCTTCCTCATCCAGGCGCAGACGCTGACGCCGTCGGGCCAGATCCAGTGGCAGACCTTCCAGGTGCAGGGCGTGCAGAACCTGCAGAACCTGCAGCTgcagggggcgggcggggcgcaGCAGATCACGCTGGCGCCCGTGCAGACGGTGTCCCTGGGCCAGGGCGGGGTGCTGGGCTCGGCCCCCGTCAGCCTGGCCGCCGGCCAGATCCCCAGCCTGCAGACGGTGACGGTGAACTCTGTGCAGACGGGCATCCAGTTCCAGCAGGGCGACGACACCGGCAGCCCCGGAGGTAGGCCTCGGGCCGGGGCTCGTCCTCACGCACGGCCCGGCTTTGCCAGCCGGAGAACGGTGTAGCGGCAGCGTAGCATAATGgctaaggaactgggcttgtatacctaaaggtcgcaggttcagtTCCCGCGTAGGACAgtgccattgtgcccttgagcaaagtgcttaacctgcattgctcccgCTGGATgtaaaatgcagtgtaaatagttgtgtaagtcgctctggataagagcatctgctaaatgcctgtaatgtaatgtaatggtgaaCAAGCTACTTGCGCTCCCTTTCTTTCTTAGTAGGGACTGTAGGCATGGACAGCTGCCGGTATTGCTACAGTGACCGGAAATCTGTGCTCTTTTGCGCAGGCGTGAATTTGACTTGCTCCCGTCAGCCGCCGTAGCCTGCTGATTTACTACAGGGAAAACAGATTTACTTCCGGTCACCGTAGTCGTACCCCCAGCAGTGCAGCGTAGTGGGTCTGCAACTGGGATTGCTGGTTTGATACCGGGCTGGGGCATTGCTCTGGCACACTTGAGCAAGTTACTAAACCTGAAtttgcttcagtgaaatatctAGCTGTGTTAATGGGTTAATGGAATGTAGGCCGTATTAAGTTTTACAAGGATGACCGGCAACAACTTTGCTATTTCTGTGGTGCAAGTGAGTTTTCCGTCAGTAATGTGTGTACTGTTGCATTAACTCTTAAGTGCTGGAGTCCTGCAACTTTGTTAGAATCAGCAAGTAAGTGTAATGCAGAATCTCACCCTTTAGTTTGAAATACACGTTTTGAACATTTGTATGCAAAACTGCTTAGACCCAGTGTAGTGTTTTGTTTGAGTCTTAAGTGACTGTTGGAAGGGATGTGTCCCTGGGTTCGGGTCGTGGCTCACGTTTCCCTGTCGGAGAGCGAACCCTTGACTCTGTGCGGTGTGGGTTCCGCTGCAGTTTCGtatattgtgtgttttgttggaGGGAGTTGCGATGCCGGTCGGTGTAACGGGTCTTCTGAGACTCGGTGCTTTCATATGGCTCGTGTTCCGCGCACATCTGTTTTCGTGAAGCACACAGAGCCTTTTG contains:
- the LOC135241376 gene encoding transcription factor Sp3-like isoform X1 produces the protein MTAPEQPVKQEEMAALDADYLQAQHSGGGDKDTQPSPLALLAATCSKIGYPSTGQDNGGAAGVTTDLTSIQLTGTSERWEVLTPTATVKEEPGVVHIPNAGIVTSNGQYVLQNLQSQPIFVASGADGSAGAVPNIQYQVIPQIHDGQMGFASAVDGSSLGQASGQIQILQDAGQGMGSSGASADILTSTQNLISQQIQGVSIGGSTYSNQGQVVANVPVGLPGNITFVPISSVDLDSLGLSGAQTIATGVTPDGQLIMADGSDKAREQHALSANSQDMYAPATSSSSRLPETIDGTGVLTQATAGQPEGYGPQVQNVPALSSAQQVLQLQQDGEAQGVSQQQQQQQQVQNLQLLNPGTFLIQAQTLTPSGQIQWQTFQVQGVQNLQNLQLQGAGGAQQITLAPVQTVSLGQGGVLGSAPVSLAAGQIPSLQTVTVNSVQTGIQFQQGDDTGSPGDIQIKEEPDSEEWQLSSDSTLNPSDLSHLRVRLVEEEMEQHGQEGKRLRRVACTCPNCKEAGGRGSNMGKKKQHICHMPGCGKVYGKTSHLRAHLRWHSGERPFVCTWMFCGKRFTRSDELQRHRRTHTGEKKFVCPECSKRFMRSDHLAKHIKTHQNKKGVNSGGVAMATVETASPDGILTAGGTTLILTNIQPGSVAGLGAANSASAQDLLSNSEIPLQLVTVSASEVME
- the LOC135241376 gene encoding transcription factor Sp3-like isoform X5, with translation MTAPEQPVKQEEMAALDADYLQAQHSGGGDKTTDLTSIQLTGTSERWEVLTPTATVKEEPGVVHIPNAGIVTSNGQYVLQNLQSQPIFVASGADGSAGAVPNIQYQVIPQIHDGQMGFASAVDGSSLGQASGQIQILQDAGQGMGSSGASADILTSTQNLISQQIQGVSIGGSTYSNQGQVVANVPVGLPGNITFVPISSVDLDSLGLSGAQTIATGVTPDGQLIMADGSDKAREQHALSANSQDMYAPATSSSSRLPETIDGTGVLTQATAGQPEGYGPQVQNVPALSSAQQVLQLQQDGEAQGVSQQQQQQQQVQNLQLLNPGTFLIQAQTLTPSGQIQWQTFQVQGVQNLQNLQLQGAGGAQQITLAPVQTVSLGQGGVLGSAPVSLAAGQIPSLQTVTVNSVQTGIQFQQGDDTGSPGDIQIKEEPDSEEWQLSSDSTLNPSDLSHLRVRLVEEEMEQHGQEGKRLRRVACTCPNCKEAGGRGSNMGKKKQHICHMPGCGKVYGKTSHLRAHLRWHSGERPFVCTWMFCGKRFTRSDELQRHRRTHTGEKKFVCPECSKRFMRSDHLAKHIKTHQNKKGVNSGGVAMATVETASPDGILTAGGTTLILTNIQPGSVAGLGAANSASAQDLLSNSEIPLQLVTVSASEVME
- the LOC135241376 gene encoding transcription factor Sp3-like isoform X2, with the protein product MTAPEQPVKQEEMAALDADYLQAQHSGGGDKPSPLALLAATCSKIGYPSTGQDNGGAAGVTTDLTSIQLTGTSERWEVLTPTATVKEEPGVVHIPNAGIVTSNGQYVLQNLQSQPIFVASGADGSAGAVPNIQYQVIPQIHDGQMGFASAVDGSSLGQASGQIQILQDAGQGMGSSGASADILTSTQNLISQQIQGVSIGGSTYSNQGQVVANVPVGLPGNITFVPISSVDLDSLGLSGAQTIATGVTPDGQLIMADGSDKAREQHALSANSQDMYAPATSSSSRLPETIDGTGVLTQATAGQPEGYGPQVQNVPALSSAQQVLQLQQDGEAQGVSQQQQQQQQVQNLQLLNPGTFLIQAQTLTPSGQIQWQTFQVQGVQNLQNLQLQGAGGAQQITLAPVQTVSLGQGGVLGSAPVSLAAGQIPSLQTVTVNSVQTGIQFQQGDDTGSPGDIQIKEEPDSEEWQLSSDSTLNPSDLSHLRVRLVEEEMEQHGQEGKRLRRVACTCPNCKEAGGRGSNMGKKKQHICHMPGCGKVYGKTSHLRAHLRWHSGERPFVCTWMFCGKRFTRSDELQRHRRTHTGEKKFVCPECSKRFMRSDHLAKHIKTHQNKKGVNSGGVAMATVETASPDGILTAGGTTLILTNIQPGSVAGLGAANSASAQDLLSNSEIPLQLVTVSASEVME
- the LOC135241376 gene encoding transcription factor Sp3-like isoform X4 gives rise to the protein MAALDADYLQAQHSGGGDKPSPLALLAATCSKIGYPSTGQDNGGAAGVTTDLTSIQLTGTSERWEVLTPTATVKEEPGVVHIPNAGIVTSNGQYVLQNLQSQPIFVASGADGSAGAVPNIQYQVIPQIHDGQMGFASAVDGSSLGQASGQIQILQDAGQGMGSSGASADILTSTQNLISQQIQGVSIGGSTYSNQGQVVANVPVGLPGNITFVPISSVDLDSLGLSGAQTIATGVTPDGQLIMADGSDKAREQHALSANSQDMYAPATSSSSRLPETIDGTGVLTQATAGQPEGYGPQVQNVPALSSAQQVLQLQQDGEAQGVSQQQQQQQQVQNLQLLNPGTFLIQAQTLTPSGQIQWQTFQVQGVQNLQNLQLQGAGGAQQITLAPVQTVSLGQGGVLGSAPVSLAAGQIPSLQTVTVNSVQTGIQFQQGDDTGSPGDIQIKEEPDSEEWQLSSDSTLNPSDLSHLRVRLVEEEMEQHGQEGKRLRRVACTCPNCKEAGGRGSNMGKKKQHICHMPGCGKVYGKTSHLRAHLRWHSGERPFVCTWMFCGKRFTRSDELQRHRRTHTGEKKFVCPECSKRFMRSDHLAKHIKTHQNKKGVNSGGVAMATVETASPDGILTAGGTTLILTNIQPGSVAGLGAANSASAQDLLSNSEIPLQLVTVSASEVME
- the LOC135241376 gene encoding transcription factor Sp3-like isoform X3, encoding MAALDADYLQAQHSGGGDKDTQPSPLALLAATCSKIGYPSTGQDNGGAAGVTTDLTSIQLTGTSERWEVLTPTATVKEEPGVVHIPNAGIVTSNGQYVLQNLQSQPIFVASGADGSAGAVPNIQYQVIPQIHDGQMGFASAVDGSSLGQASGQIQILQDAGQGMGSSGASADILTSTQNLISQQIQGVSIGGSTYSNQGQVVANVPVGLPGNITFVPISSVDLDSLGLSGAQTIATGVTPDGQLIMADGSDKAREQHALSANSQDMYAPATSSSSRLPETIDGTGVLTQATAGQPEGYGPQVQNVPALSSAQQVLQLQQDGEAQGVSQQQQQQQQVQNLQLLNPGTFLIQAQTLTPSGQIQWQTFQVQGVQNLQNLQLQGAGGAQQITLAPVQTVSLGQGGVLGSAPVSLAAGQIPSLQTVTVNSVQTGIQFQQGDDTGSPGDIQIKEEPDSEEWQLSSDSTLNPSDLSHLRVRLVEEEMEQHGQEGKRLRRVACTCPNCKEAGGRGSNMGKKKQHICHMPGCGKVYGKTSHLRAHLRWHSGERPFVCTWMFCGKRFTRSDELQRHRRTHTGEKKFVCPECSKRFMRSDHLAKHIKTHQNKKGVNSGGVAMATVETASPDGILTAGGTTLILTNIQPGSVAGLGAANSASAQDLLSNSEIPLQLVTVSASEVME
- the LOC135241376 gene encoding transcription factor Sp3-like isoform X6, with protein sequence MAALDADYLQAQHSGGGDKTTDLTSIQLTGTSERWEVLTPTATVKEEPGVVHIPNAGIVTSNGQYVLQNLQSQPIFVASGADGSAGAVPNIQYQVIPQIHDGQMGFASAVDGSSLGQASGQIQILQDAGQGMGSSGASADILTSTQNLISQQIQGVSIGGSTYSNQGQVVANVPVGLPGNITFVPISSVDLDSLGLSGAQTIATGVTPDGQLIMADGSDKAREQHALSANSQDMYAPATSSSSRLPETIDGTGVLTQATAGQPEGYGPQVQNVPALSSAQQVLQLQQDGEAQGVSQQQQQQQQVQNLQLLNPGTFLIQAQTLTPSGQIQWQTFQVQGVQNLQNLQLQGAGGAQQITLAPVQTVSLGQGGVLGSAPVSLAAGQIPSLQTVTVNSVQTGIQFQQGDDTGSPGDIQIKEEPDSEEWQLSSDSTLNPSDLSHLRVRLVEEEMEQHGQEGKRLRRVACTCPNCKEAGGRGSNMGKKKQHICHMPGCGKVYGKTSHLRAHLRWHSGERPFVCTWMFCGKRFTRSDELQRHRRTHTGEKKFVCPECSKRFMRSDHLAKHIKTHQNKKGVNSGGVAMATVETASPDGILTAGGTTLILTNIQPGSVAGLGAANSASAQDLLSNSEIPLQLVTVSASEVME